A genomic stretch from Neomonachus schauinslandi chromosome 14, ASM220157v2, whole genome shotgun sequence includes:
- the PRELID3A gene encoding PRELI domain containing protein 3A isoform X2 → MKIWSSEHVFGHPWDTVIKAAMRKYPNPMNPCVVGVDVLERSVDSRGRLHSHRLLSTEWGLPGFVKAILGTSRTLTYIKEHSVVDPVEKKMELCSTNITLTNLVSVNERLVYTPHPEDPEMTVLTQEAIITVKGISLGSYLESLMANTISSNAKKGWAAIEWIIENSERAVS, encoded by the exons ATGAAGATCTGGAGCTCGGAGCACGTGTTCGG CCACCCATGGGACACCGTCATCAAAGCTGCCATGAGGAAGTACCCGAATCCAATGAACCCCTGTGTCGTGGGAGTTGACGTGCTGGAGCGCAGTGTGGACAGCCGGGGCCGGCTTCACAGCCACCGCCTCCTCAGCACCGAGTGGGGGCTACCCGGCTTCGTGAAAGCG attttggGAACCAGTAGGACTTTGACATACATCAAAGAACATTCTGTTGTGGATccagtagaaaagaaaatggaactttGTTCCACCAAC atCACACTCACAAACCTGGTGTCGGTGAACGAGAGGTTGGTGTACACTCCGCATCCAGAGGACCCTGAAAT GACTGTGCTCACACAAGAAGCCATCATCACTGTGAAGGGGATCAGCCTCGGCAGCTATCTGGAGAGTTTGATGGCCAACACGATATCATCCAATGCAAAGAAG GGGTGGGCTGCTATTGAGTGGATAATTGAAAATTCTGAGCGCGCTGTGAGCTAA
- the PRELID3A gene encoding PRELI domain containing protein 3A isoform X1 codes for MKIWSSEHVFGHPWDTVIKAAMRKYPNPMNPCVVGVDVLERSVDSRGRLHSHRLLSTEWGLPGFVKAILGTSRTLTYIKEHSVVDPVEKKMELCSTNITLTNLVSVNERLVYTPHPEDPEMTVLTQEAIITVKGISLGSYLESLMANTISSNAKKVRLSVPGPVCTPGARLRG; via the exons ATGAAGATCTGGAGCTCGGAGCACGTGTTCGG CCACCCATGGGACACCGTCATCAAAGCTGCCATGAGGAAGTACCCGAATCCAATGAACCCCTGTGTCGTGGGAGTTGACGTGCTGGAGCGCAGTGTGGACAGCCGGGGCCGGCTTCACAGCCACCGCCTCCTCAGCACCGAGTGGGGGCTACCCGGCTTCGTGAAAGCG attttggGAACCAGTAGGACTTTGACATACATCAAAGAACATTCTGTTGTGGATccagtagaaaagaaaatggaactttGTTCCACCAAC atCACACTCACAAACCTGGTGTCGGTGAACGAGAGGTTGGTGTACACTCCGCATCCAGAGGACCCTGAAAT GACTGTGCTCACACAAGAAGCCATCATCACTGTGAAGGGGATCAGCCTCGGCAGCTATCTGGAGAGTTTGATGGCCAACACGATATCATCCAATGCAAAGAAGGTACGGCTCTCGGTCCCGGGCCCCGTGTGCACGCCAGGGGCCAGATTAAGGGGCTGA